One Nicotiana tomentosiformis chromosome 4, ASM39032v3, whole genome shotgun sequence genomic window carries:
- the LOC138910548 gene encoding uncharacterized protein gives MGQPQAVMLYQVQGQGVQDAPPPVPTIVPNVALPADAVARLLNVLEALVPTQGGSSSPQATLQTQAPAQTQTFENKEVSLQEFLKLKSRKFTGSDSSANPQSFLHGALKALCALGCSSERVVELVAYKLEDMANTWYETVLVRRPARAAPMTWDEFTKLFMNHFIPDSLVQKYVRDFERLVQTPYMDVPTYNTKFLAPQMKTLSYSDVVDLARKIEIKGRDERTTSDLRKKAKTGEALSGSFSENRRAGNQGQQQQGSQIGTHLSSQYTYRPHYKQGNRGPSSSGLHNFGQIYATTPAFIQSAAPTLTTRNTSSATGTRNRGRGVGDRAVVNQGQGNAGRGQARVFSFTRQDAQASNVVVVCILSVCSFDALVLIDPRSTHSYVSSYFALRFSRQPELLNDPFLVATPIGESLLAEYVYRACHIRVEGRDTIADLIVLDTIDFDMMMGMDWLSS, from the exons ATGGGTCAACCCCAAGCTGTTATGCTATATCAAGTGCAAGGGCAGGGAGTTCAGGATGCTCCACCACCAGTGCCAACTATTGTGCCTAATGTTGCCTTACCTGCAGACGCAGTGGCAAGGTTATTGAATGTGTTAGAGGCATTGGTGCCTACTCAGGGCGGAAGTTCATCTCCTCAGGCTACTTTACAGACACAAGCACCTGCACAGACTCAGACTTTCGAGAATAAGGAAGTATCCCTACAAGAGTTCCTGAAATTGAAATCACGAAAATTCACAGGTTCTGATAGTTCAGCAAATCCTCAAAGTTTCTTGCATGGGGCACTCAAGGCATTATGTGCTCTAGGATGTTCTAGTGAGAGAGTCGTGGAGCTCGTAGCATACAAACTAGAGGATATGGCCAACACATGGTATGAAACTGTATTGGTAAGAAGGCCAGCAAGAGCAGCACCAATGACATGGGACGAATTCACTAAGTTATTCATGAATCATTTTATTCCAGACAGCCTAGTGCAAAAATATGTTAGAGACTTTGAGAGATTGGTTCAGACTCCATATATGGATGTGCCAACATATAATACCAAGTTTT TAGCCCCACAGATGAAGACTTTATCCTATTCTGATGTAGTCGACCTTGCTAGAAAGATTGAAATCAAGGGACGTGATGAGCGTACAACTAGTGACTTACGTAAGAAGGCCAAGACAGGAGAGGCTCTCAGTGGCAGTTTTAGTGAAAATCGAAGAGCAGGAAATCAGGGACAACAACAACAGGGTTCTCAAATAGGGACACACCTATCTTCACAGTACACATACAGACCACATTACAAACAGGGTAATAGGGGACCATCATCTTCTGGACTTCATAATTTTGGGCAGATATATGCCACTACTCCA GCTTTTATTCAGTCAGCTGCACCTACTCTGACTACTCGTAATACTTCAAGTGCCACAGGAACAAGAAATAGAGGTCGAGGTGTTGGAGATCGTGCTGTCGTGAATCAAGGACAAGGGAATGCTGGTAGAGGTCAGGCGAGAGTTTTTTCATTTACTAGACAGGATGCTCAGGCCTCAAATGTTGTGGTTGTATGTATTCTTTCTGTCTGTTCATTTGATGCACTTGTGTTGATCGATCCACGATCTACTCACTCCTATGTATCCTCGTACTTTGCTTTGAGGTTTAGTAGACAACCTGAGCTATTGAATGACCCTTTTCTAGTTGCTACTCCTATTGGAGAGTCTCTATTAGCTGAATACGTGTATCGTGCTTGTCACATTCGGGTTGAGGGTAGAGATACTATAGCTGACCTTATTGTACTTGATACGATTGACTTTGACATGAtgatgggaatggattggttatcttcttGA